TTCGTCGCAGTAGGGGTCGGCGAACGAGACGTGGACGCCGCCGTTGTCGAAATAGGTCTGCGCACGGCCCGAGGTCCGGTCCACCAGCTGATCGGGGACTGCCACGGTTCCCGGTCCCCAGTCGGCGCGCAGGCTGCCCACCGCACAGGGCGCGAAGATCCGCCGGACTCCGATCGAACGGAGCGCCCACATATTGGCCTGGTACGGCACGGTGTGCGGCGAGTACTCGTGTTTGCGCCCGTGGCGCGGCAGGAACGCCACCTGACGTCCTTCGACCTCGCCGACCGTGATCGGGGCGCTCGGGGCACCGTAGGGCGTCTCGACCTCGAGCGTGGTCGCGTCGTCGCCGAAGAAATCGTAGAAACCGCTGCCGCCGATGATGGCGAGTGCGGGGCGGGGAACCGAACTCATATGCTGATTCTGGCGTACCGCGTCCCATCGGGCGCAGTCGCCCGGCGCGGGCGCACCTCCCCTGACAACGGGAACCCGATACTGTACCCTAGGGGGGTATTGAAGTACATTGGGTGGGAGTGAGGAACAGCCGGTGACCGAGGATCAGATCAGCACGGCCGGAACCGTCGAAGCGGCCGACCACGGGCACGATCACGCCACCCACGGCTACATCACCGCCAAGGACGACTACCTCAAGCGGCTGCGCCGCATCGAGGGCCAGGCCCGCGGCCTGCAGCGCATGGTCGAAGAGGAAAAGTACTGCATCGACATCCTCACCCAGGTCTCGGCCATGACCAAAGCGTTGCAGGCGGTCGCGATGGGGCTGCTCGAGGACCACATCAGCCACTGCGTGGTCGACGCCGCCGTTCAGGGCGGCCCCGAGGCCGACGCCAAGATCAAAGAGGCCACCGACGCCATCGCGCGGCTGGTCCGCTCCTGAGCCTCGGGGCAGCCCCGGAGGCGGCCCGGCGCGAGCGTTCGATCCCGCGCCGGGCGAGGCGTCAGACGCGTGCGGCCAGCGCCGGAGCCAGGGCGCGCAGCACCCCGATGTGATCCTCGTCGGTCACCTGGATCGCGACCTGATCCGCACCGGCCTTCAGATGTTCGACCAGTGCGTCCGCGATCTGGTCGGCGCTACCGTGCAGGGCCAGCGCGTCGATCAGCCGATCGCTGCCGGGCGGCGTCAGATCCGCGTCGGAGAAGCCCAGGCGGCGCAGATTCGCGACGTAGTTCTGCAGGTTCAGATAGAACTCGGTGCGCGGGCGGGCGGTCAGCCGCGCCTGGACCGGATCGGTGTTGAACGAGATCTTGTGTTCGGGGACGAGCAGCGCATCCGGGCCGAGGATTTCGCGGGCCTGCCGAGTGTGCTCGGCGGTCACCAGATACGGCAGCGCGCCGGCGGTGCGGTCGGCCGACAACTTCAACACCCGCGGTCCGAGGGCGGCGAGCGCGAGTTGCCGCTTCGGAACGCCGTTGGCGTCGAGGACGTCGACGTACTCGACGAGCGCGTCGTAGGGTTTGCGGAAATCCGAGTCCTGTTCCGGATGTCCGGCACCGAAGCCGAGGATGAATCGCCCTGGAAAACGCCGGTCGATGCGGTGAAACGATTCCGCCACCCGGTCGGCCGGCGCCGACCAGATATTGACGATGCTGGTGCCGACGGTCAGATTCTCGGTCTCCTCCAGCAGCGACTCCACCGCCGGAAGTTCCGCCGGTGGCGACCCTCCCAGCCACAAGGTGCTGTATCCCAGCCCCTCCAGTTCCCGCGCCTGCCCCGGCTCGAACCCGGCGTAGTACCGCCAGACACCGAACTTCCCGATTCCCGTGCTTCGCACACCCTGAGTCATATTCGATCCGAACGGCTCGCCCCGGACGAGTATTCCGGCGGCACGCGACGATCTTCCGAGCGGCCCGATCGCATCGGCCGGCGTCGTCAGCCTCCGCAGCAGCCTTCCGCGTTCGGGATGGTACGCATCTCGCGGGTTTCGGCGTTGCGGGCGGCGAGGCCCGCGTCGGCGGGGTAGTCGACGGCGATCAGGCTCAGTCCGTGGGCGGGAGCCACGGTCACCGAACTGGCGCGGGATCGTTGCGCGAGAAGGGTTTCCACCCACTCGGGCGTGCGGCGCCCCTCCCCCACGGCCAGTACCGCGCCGACCAGGCTCCGGACCATGGACCAGCAGAAGGCGTCCGCGCTGACGTAGGCGGTGAGCAGCCGGCCCGAATCCTCGGATACCGCTGCGGTGGCGGAGGTGTCGAGCGGGGTCACGACCCAATCGAAGCGCTGCAGTTCACGCACCGTCGTCGCGCCCTCACGGCGGCGGCAGAACGCGGCGAAATCGTGGAGCCCCAACAGTTTTCCCGAGGCCGCGCGCATGGCGTCGATATCGACGCCGGGGCGGCAGGCGACCACGCCGCGGGCCTGCAGCGGCAGTGCGCCGTAGGGGGCGGTGGTGAGACGGTAGGCGTAGTGGCGGCGGATCGCGGAGAACCGCGCGTCGAACTCCGGCGGCACCGGACGGATGCCGGTGACCCGTACATCCTTCGGCAGGAACCGCGCCAGGCGGTGCAGCAATGTCGGGTAATCGAGTTCGGCGACGGTATCGAAGTGAGCGACCTGGCCCTCGGCGTGGACTCCGGCATCGGTGCGGCCCGCCACCGTCAGTTGAATCGGCTCCCGCAGGACCTTGCTCAGCGACTCCTCGAGCACTCCCTGCACCGTGCGCAGACCGGGCTGGCGCGCCCAGCCGGTGAAGTCCGTGCCGTCGTAGGCGATATCGAGCCGTACCCGAACCGCAACCGAGGTTGCTCCCGGATCCTCCACGGTCACAGCGATCTCCTGGCTACCATGAGCGAAGCCCGCCGACCCGGAGGGGACGGCGGGCTCTCTCGTGAACTCCCGAAGCAGATGAAGAGGTCCCCGCACGGGGCGGGGACCAACTCATTCCGCCTTGTCTTCGGCCGGAGCCTCGGCGGACTCCTCGGCCTTCGCCTCGACAGCCTCGTCGGCCCCGGACTCGGCGGACTCGGCGGACTCGGCGGCCTCGGTGGCCTTCTCCTCGGCAGCCTCGGTCTTGGCCTGCTGAGCGGCAACCCGGCGAGCACGATCGGCCTCGTTGGTCACGGTCTTCTCCCGGACCAGCTCGATGATCGCCATCGGCGCGTTGTCACCCTTGCGGGGGACGGTCTTGATGATGCGGGTGTAGCCACCCTCGCGACCCTCGAACGACGGTCCGATGTTCGCGAAGAGCTCGTGCAGGACATCTTTGTTGCGGATGACCTTGAGCACCTCGCGACGGTCGGCCAGCGTACCGGCCTTGGCCTTGGTGACCAGCTTCTCGGCGTAGGGGCGCAGCGCCTTGGCCTTGGCCTCGGTGGTCGTGATCCGACCGTGCTCGAAGAGCGCCGTGGCCAGATTGGCGAAGATCGCCTTCTGGTGCGACGCCGACCCGCCGAAGCGAGCACCCTTCTTGGGCTTGGGCATTGGTTGTTCTCCTTAGGGAAGGCCCTCGGTTAGGACACAGCGCTGCGTCCTTTGAAGGCCTAGAGCTGTTCGGTCTCGGCGTAGTCCTGCTCGCCGTTGTCTGCATCGCTGAAGGAGCCGCTGTCACTCCAGGTTCCGGTGGCGGCGTCGTAACCGACGACGCTGGACGGATCGAAGGAGGCCGGGCTGTCCTTCAACGACAGGCCGAGCGAATGCAGCTTGACCTTCACCTCGTCGATGGACTTCTGGCCGAAGTTACGGATATCCAGCAGATCCGATTCGGTACGCGCAACCAGCTCGCCGACGGTGTGCACACCCTCGCGCTTGAGGCAGTTGTACGAACGCACGGTGAGGTCCAGGTCCTCGATCGGCAGCGCGAACGAAGCGATGTGATCCGCCTCGGCCGGGCTGGGCCCGATCTCGATACCCTCGGCCTCCACGTTGAGCTCACGCGCCAGGCCGAACAGCTCGACCAGGGTCTTACCGGCCGACGCCAGCGCATCCCGCGGGGAGATCGAGTTCTTGGTCTCGACGTCCAGGATGAGCCGGTCGAAGTCGGTGCGCTGCTCGACACGGGTGGCCTCGACCTTGTAGGTCACCTTCAGCACCGGCGAGTAGATCGAATCCACCGGGATCCGGCCGATTTCCGCACCCGAGGCCTTGTTCTGCACGGCCGGGACGTAACCGCGACCGCGCTCGACGACGAGCTCGATCTCCAGCTTGCCCTTGTCGTTCAGGGTGGCGATGTGCATATCCGGGTTGTGCACGGTCACACCGGCCGGGGGAACGATGTCACCGGCGGTGACGGTGCCCGGGCCCTGCTTGCGCACGTACATGGTGACCGGCTCGTCCTCTTCGGACGACACGACCAGGCCCTTGAGGTTCAGGATGATGTCGGTGACGTCTTCCTTCACACCCGGGACGGTGGTGAACTCGTGCAGCACGCCGTCGATGCGGATGCTGGTCACCGCGGCCCCCGGAATCGAGGACAGCAGGGTACGGCGCAGCGAATTGCCGAGGGTGTAACCGAAGCCCGGCTCGAGGGGTTCGATGGTGAACTTCGAGCGGTTCTCGGCCAGTACCTCTTCGGCCAGTGTGGGTCGCTGTGAAATCAGCATGAGGATCTCCTCCTTCAGGGGCGCCCGCTATTTGACGCCCACGAACTGGGGTGTGGATGAGCACGTCGGGCGCTCATCCACCAGCAGCACGAACGGCTTACTTCGAGTAGTACTCGACGATGAGCTGTTCGTTCAGCGGCACATCGATCTGCGCGCGTTCCGGAAGCTGGTGGACCAGGATCCGCAGCCGGTTCGGAACGACCTGCAGCCAGCCCGGGATCGGGCGATCGCCCTGGGTCTCACGGGCGACCTGGAACGGCAGCGTCGGCAGCGACTTCTCCTTGACATCGATGATGTCGTACTGAGAAACCTGGAAGCTGGGGACGTTCACCTTGCGGTTGTTCACGGTGAAGTGACCGTGCGAGACCAGCTGGCGGGCCTGGCGGCGGGTACGGGCCAGACCGGCGCGGTACACGACGTTGTCCAGACGCGACTCGAGCAGCTGCAGCATGTTGTCGCCGGTCTTACCCTTGCGACGGTTCGCCTCTTCGTAGTAGCGGCGGAACTGCTTCTCCATGACGCCGTAGGTGAAGCGGGCCTTCTGCTTCTCCTGCAGCTGGAGCAGGTACTCGCTCTCCTTGATCCGCGCGCGGCCGTGCTGGCCGGGCGGATAGGGACGACGCTCGAACGCCTGGTCGCCTCCGACGAGGTCGACACGCAGACGACGCGACTTGCGGGTGATGGGGCCTGTATAACGAGCCATTTTTCGCTAAATCCTTTCCCGCTAGACGCGACGCCGCTTGGGCGGACGGCAGCCGTTGTGCGGCTGCGGGGTGACGTCGGAGATCGTGCCCACCTCGAGGCCGGCGGCCTGCAGCGAGCGGATCGCGGTCTCACGGCCCGAACCCGGACCCTTGACGAACACGTCGACCTTCTTGACGCCGTTCTCCTGCGCCTTGCGGGCGGCGTTCTCGGCGGCGAGCTGCGCGGCGAACGGGGTCGACTTACGCGAACCCTTGAAGCCGACGTGGCCCGACGACGCCCACGAGATCACGTTGCCCTCGGGGTCGGTGATCGAGACGATCGTGTTGTTGAACGTGGACTTGATGTGCGCGTGGCCGTGGGGGACGTTCTTCTTATCCCGGCGACGCGCCTTCTGGGACTTCTTGGGGCCGGAGGCCCGACTCTTAGGAGGCATTCAGCTATCCCTACTTCTTCTTGCCGGCGACGGTCTTCTTCGGACCCTTGCGCGTGCGCGCATTGGTCTTGGTCCGCTGTCCGCGCACCGGCAGGTGGCGGCGATGGCGGATGCCCTGGTAGCAGCCGATCTCGATCTTGCGGCGGATGTCGGCCTGAACCTCACGGCGGAGGTCACCTTCGACCTTGAACTCCGACGCCTCGATGTAATCGCGCAACCGGGTGACGTCGTCGTCGGTGAGATCCTTCGACCGCAGGTCGGGGTTCACACCGGTGGCGGCGAGGATCTCGTGAGCGCGGGTGCGCCCGATCCCGAAAATGTAGGTCAGTGCGATCTCCATGCGCTTCTCGCGCGGGAGGTCGACGCCCATCAGACGTGCCATGTGGCAGCTTCCTTAACTGTTGCGGAGGTCTGCTCCCTGTCCGTCCCCTCGAATGGGGCCCCGGCCTCCGTTCCGGGGGTAGGTCACTCGTCCGCCCGGGAGTTCGTTTCCGAACCGCGGGCTCGCCGACGGGCGACTGGCGCTGGGAGGTCTTCTCTCGATGTGCCAATCCGAACTGCGTTCGGTGCTTGGCTGGTGAGCCCCTGCGTCGGGGCACAGCCCAGGATCAGCCCTGGCGCTGCTTGTGACGCAGGTTGTCGCAGATCACCATGACCCGGCCGTTACGGCGGATCACCTTGCACTTCTCGCAGATCTTCTTGACGCTGGGCTGAACCTTCACGTCCGTCCAATCTGGTTGTGGTTCACACACAGGGCGCGAACACAGGTGTTCCCCAGTCGTATGACCGGGGAAGTCTTTTGTCGCAGATCCCGAGGTCGCAACCCCGAAACCTCACCGGAGTCCGGACGCCGAGGCCTCCGAACTCCTTCCCGGGGACGTGCCCCGGAAAACTCACTTGTAGCGGTAGACGATGCGACCGCGCGACAGGTCGTAGGGCGACAGCTCCACGACCACACGGTCCTCGGGCAGGATGCGAATGTAGTGCTGACGCATCTTGCCGCTGATGTGCGCGAGAACCTTGTGACCGTTCTCCAGCTCGATGCGGAACATCGCATTGGGCAGCGGCTCGATAACTCGACCCTCGACCTCGATGGCCCCGTCTTTCTTCGCCATATCCTCCGCGATCCCGCTTACGCTGAAACCCTGAATGGCCTCAACTCTTCGGCTAGCTTGTCAATGAAGTTACCGGTGCACTCCAGTCGACCTGGTGCCATACTCGACGTAGGTCACATGCGGACATGCGCAGACATCGGGTAGATGCACCGCCGACCAAGCTTACCCGTGCGCCCACGATCCGGCCAAATGGGCCCCTTGCCGCACAGTTCCGGCGGACCTACCATGCCGCCCTCCCCCCGATACGACGTCTGTCGTGAGGCCGGTTTTCGCGCGGTCGGCGGCGGTTCATCGAGCCGCGAGCGGCCCGCGTCCGGTCAACGGCCCCCAGGCGGCGATGAGTCCGACCATCAGTACCAGTGCCACCGTGATCACCGTGAACACCGCACCCGGTCCGTGCCGGTCCAGCAGCGGTAGCAGCAGGAACGGCTGGATCGCGGTGCTCAGTTTCGACAGCGAGTAGGTGGTTCCGGAGGCGGTGCCGCGCACCGTCGTGGGGAACGACTCGGGGAGATAGGTGTGCAGCGCATTCGAGAAGACATTACTGGTCAGGGTGAACAGTCCACCGGAGGCCAGGATCAGCGGCACGGTGGTCGCGAATCCGAAGATCAGGCCGAAGATTGCCATCAGGCCGGCCGAGGCCAGCACCAGATATTTGCGCTCGATCCGTTCGATCAGCGGGATCGCCAGTAGCGATCCGAGCGGATAACCCAGATACGTGACGGTCAGATAGCCCAGCGAGTTCACCACCGTGAACCCCTTGTGCTGCAGCACCAGCACCGCCAGCGTGCCGAACCCGTAGTAACCGAAGACCTGCAGGATCATCACCGCGGAGAACAGCAGGGTGCGGCCCCGGTTCGCGCCGCGCAGGATATCGCCGAACGGCGCCTTCGCCGGTGGTTCCGGACGCGGCCCGGCGGCTTCCTCGTGCTGAGCCCGCCACTGCGGCGATTCGGGCATGTGGCGGCGGGCGACGAAGACCAGCGCCGCCCCGAGTCCGCCGATCACGAACAGCCAACGCCAGCCGTCGGTGCCGAACGGTTCCAGCGGCACCAGCCACCGGGCCAGGAATCCGACGGCCGGTACCGCGCAGAAGCCGATGGTGTAGGCGATGGAGATCATCCGGCCGCGGACCTGCGGCGGCATCACCTCCGACAGATAGGTGTCGGAGACCGTCATCTCCGCGCCGATACCGAGTCCGGCGAGGACACGGGTCGCCATCAGGAACCAGACATCGGGACTGAACGCGCCGAGCAGCGTGAACCCCGCGTACATCCCGATATTGATCATGAACATCCGGCGGCGCCCGAAGACATCCGACAGCCGGCCGATGACCAGAGCGCCGAGGAACTGGCCCACGAACGCCGAGGCGAGGATCCCGCTCAACTGGTAGGTAGACAGATCCAGCTGCTGCTTCAGGACGCCGGTGATGGTTCCGGCCAGGAACAGCTCGTACAGATCGAAGAACAGGCCCATGCCGACCAGGGCGACGAGTGTGCGATGCACGGGCCGGATCGGCAGTTCGTCCAACCGGGCGGCGTCCGGACCGTCGTCCGCGGTAATTGCCATTTCGATACGCTCCCGACCTCGCAACTCAGGGGCAACCACAGCCACCGGCGGGACCCGCGGCGGCGGGGCCGACCGTTTTCCGGGCTGGGGGTAAGGACGCCCGTCGTGGCCGATCGCCCTCGCGTAAACTACCGGCTGTCCAGGAAGTCGGTACAGCAGATCCCAGGGGGACGCCCGTGAGTGTGCGCAGCGAGCGAATTGTGGACGCAGCGCCCTCGAATCCGATCACCACGATCCTCGCGAACCTCGATGAGGCACAGCCGTGAGTCGTAACAACAACGATCTCCCCATGCTGCCGCCGTGGCTGTCGGAGAGCGATGTCACGCAGACCGGATACGAGGCACCGGTCCAGAATCTGCCGCATCAGGAGCTGATCCCGGAGGACAACGGCCCGCGACGGCTGTTCTCCCGCAAATCCGAGGATCGGGCGGAGTCCGACAAGAAGAAGCGCAAGTCCCGGCGCAAGGACAAGGCCGAGGAGACGTCCGCGCCCGCGCCGGCCGAACACTCGGCGTGGGGTCCGCCCGAATCGGCCGTACCGCACGATGATCGGCCCGCGCCGGCACCGGAGCCCGCTCGGCACCACGACGTCGGGGGCAGTGGCTTCCCGGA
The genomic region above belongs to Nocardia spumae and contains:
- the rpsK gene encoding 30S ribosomal protein S11 yields the protein MPPKSRASGPKKSQKARRRDKKNVPHGHAHIKSTFNNTIVSITDPEGNVISWASSGHVGFKGSRKSTPFAAQLAAENAARKAQENGVKKVDVFVKGPGSGRETAIRSLQAAGLEVGTISDVTPQPHNGCRPPKRRRV
- a CDS encoding metal-sensitive transcriptional regulator, with the protein product MTEDQISTAGTVEAADHGHDHATHGYITAKDDYLKRLRRIEGQARGLQRMVEEEKYCIDILTQVSAMTKALQAVAMGLLEDHISHCVVDAAVQGGPEADAKIKEATDAIARLVRS
- the rpsD gene encoding 30S ribosomal protein S4, which produces MARYTGPITRKSRRLRVDLVGGDQAFERRPYPPGQHGRARIKESEYLLQLQEKQKARFTYGVMEKQFRRYYEEANRRKGKTGDNMLQLLESRLDNVVYRAGLARTRRQARQLVSHGHFTVNNRKVNVPSFQVSQYDIIDVKEKSLPTLPFQVARETQGDRPIPGWLQVVPNRLRILVHQLPERAQIDVPLNEQLIVEYYSK
- the rpsM gene encoding 30S ribosomal protein S13; the protein is MARLMGVDLPREKRMEIALTYIFGIGRTRAHEILAATGVNPDLRSKDLTDDDVTRLRDYIEASEFKVEGDLRREVQADIRRKIEIGCYQGIRHRRHLPVRGQRTKTNARTRKGPKKTVAGKKK
- the rpmJ gene encoding 50S ribosomal protein L36 — encoded protein: MKVQPSVKKICEKCKVIRRNGRVMVICDNLRHKQRQG
- the rplQ gene encoding 50S ribosomal protein L17; this encodes MPKPKKGARFGGSASHQKAIFANLATALFEHGRITTTEAKAKALRPYAEKLVTKAKAGTLADRREVLKVIRNKDVLHELFANIGPSFEGREGGYTRIIKTVPRKGDNAPMAIIELVREKTVTNEADRARRVAAQQAKTEAAEEKATEAAESAESAESGADEAVEAKAEESAEAPAEDKAE
- a CDS encoding DNA-directed RNA polymerase subunit alpha; this translates as MLISQRPTLAEEVLAENRSKFTIEPLEPGFGYTLGNSLRRTLLSSIPGAAVTSIRIDGVLHEFTTVPGVKEDVTDIILNLKGLVVSSEEDEPVTMYVRKQGPGTVTAGDIVPPAGVTVHNPDMHIATLNDKGKLEIELVVERGRGYVPAVQNKASGAEIGRIPVDSIYSPVLKVTYKVEATRVEQRTDFDRLILDVETKNSISPRDALASAGKTLVELFGLARELNVEAEGIEIGPSPAEADHIASFALPIEDLDLTVRSYNCLKREGVHTVGELVARTESDLLDIRNFGQKSIDEVKVKLHSLGLSLKDSPASFDPSSVVGYDAATGTWSDSGSFSDADNGEQDYAETEQL
- the infA gene encoding translation initiation factor IF-1, with protein sequence MAKKDGAIEVEGRVIEPLPNAMFRIELENGHKVLAHISGKMRQHYIRILPEDRVVVELSPYDLSRGRIVYRYK
- the truA gene encoding tRNA pseudouridine(38-40) synthase TruA translates to MTVEDPGATSVAVRVRLDIAYDGTDFTGWARQPGLRTVQGVLEESLSKVLREPIQLTVAGRTDAGVHAEGQVAHFDTVAELDYPTLLHRLARFLPKDVRVTGIRPVPPEFDARFSAIRRHYAYRLTTAPYGALPLQARGVVACRPGVDIDAMRAASGKLLGLHDFAAFCRRREGATTVRELQRFDWVVTPLDTSATAAVSEDSGRLLTAYVSADAFCWSMVRSLVGAVLAVGEGRRTPEWVETLLAQRSRASSVTVAPAHGLSLIAVDYPADAGLAARNAETREMRTIPNAEGCCGG
- a CDS encoding S-methyl-5'-thioadenosine phosphorylase, producing the protein MSSVPRPALAIIGGSGFYDFFGDDATTLEVETPYGAPSAPITVGEVEGRQVAFLPRHGRKHEYSPHTVPYQANMWALRSIGVRRIFAPCAVGSLRADWGPGTVAVPDQLVDRTSGRAQTYFDNGGVHVSFADPYCDELRAAATAAAVPELDMRSSGTMVVVQGPRFSTRAESRWFAGQGWELVNMTGYPEAVLARELEMCYAAIALVTDLDAGLEAGEGVSAAAVFAEFERNLVPFKKLVRHAVATVDGAQTCERCTVHTGVALPFELP
- a CDS encoding LLM class F420-dependent oxidoreductase, encoding MRSTGIGKFGVWRYYAGFEPGQARELEGLGYSTLWLGGSPPAELPAVESLLEETENLTVGTSIVNIWSAPADRVAESFHRIDRRFPGRFILGFGAGHPEQDSDFRKPYDALVEYVDVLDANGVPKRQLALAALGPRVLKLSADRTAGALPYLVTAEHTRQAREILGPDALLVPEHKISFNTDPVQARLTARPRTEFYLNLQNYVANLRRLGFSDADLTPPGSDRLIDALALHGSADQIADALVEHLKAGADQVAIQVTDEDHIGVLRALAPALAARV
- a CDS encoding MFS transporter, giving the protein MAITADDGPDAARLDELPIRPVHRTLVALVGMGLFFDLYELFLAGTITGVLKQQLDLSTYQLSGILASAFVGQFLGALVIGRLSDVFGRRRMFMINIGMYAGFTLLGAFSPDVWFLMATRVLAGLGIGAEMTVSDTYLSEVMPPQVRGRMISIAYTIGFCAVPAVGFLARWLVPLEPFGTDGWRWLFVIGGLGAALVFVARRHMPESPQWRAQHEEAAGPRPEPPAKAPFGDILRGANRGRTLLFSAVMILQVFGYYGFGTLAVLVLQHKGFTVVNSLGYLTVTYLGYPLGSLLAIPLIERIERKYLVLASAGLMAIFGLIFGFATTVPLILASGGLFTLTSNVFSNALHTYLPESFPTTVRGTASGTTYSLSKLSTAIQPFLLLPLLDRHGPGAVFTVITVALVLMVGLIAAWGPLTGRGPLAAR